The bacterium DNA window GTGAGGGTGACCTGGCAAGGTGGGCACGGTCGCCTTTACGGCCGCTATTGGACAAAGCTGCAGGCGAAGTTGACCGAGATGTTTTGAAGGTCCTTGCAGAAGGAGTTGACACCGCAACTGAGGAATTGGCAAAAATTGAGGAAGTGAAGGGTGTCGCTGATGCAATTGTAGAAAAGTTGGAAAAGATGGTCGGATCAGCCCAACTCTTAGAAACTGTTCTTCGGTTCTCGCCGACTGATCCTGATAAGCTGGTCCGCGCGCTTCGTATATTCATAGATGGTGGTAAAAGGGGTATAGCAGATGCCAGTCTAGGCTCGGCAAATATACTCTACTTTGTCTTAAAAGCACTGGAATTTGACCAACTCGTGTCTGACGGTGATCGTGACCATACATTCCTGGCCATTGAGGAACCAGAAGCCCATTTGCACCCAAATCTCCAACGTTTGATCTTCCGCAACTATCTTCGACCCCGTAGTGCCTTTGTTGAAGGCGATACAAGCAAGACATCTACAATTCTGATGACTACACATTCACCACACATTGCAAGCGTAACACCTATCAAAAATTTTGTGGTTCTGCGCCTTAATGCAGCGGGTAACGCAACTGAGGGAGTCTCAACTGCTAAACTTAAACTCACCAAAGATGACATCGCCGATCTTGAACGGTACATCGATGTAAACCGAGGAGAATTATTCTTTGCGCGTGGGGTTATTTTAGTCGAAGGGGACGCAGAAAGATTTCTGATTCCTGTTTTGGCGCAACAACAGGGATTCGATCTGGACAAGCTCGGGATATCAGTATGCTCCGTATCGGGCACAAATTTCGCGCCCTATCTTATTCTTCTGGGACCTAAGGGCTTGGCTATACCCTTCGGTGCCATGACGGATAGAGATCCGCGCCCGCCAAAGGAGGACGGAACAATTCGTGATCCACTAGGGCCAAATCGGGTTGTCAATCAAATGCTCATGCATCTCGTTGACGCTGACACATGGGAGAATAATGACTTCGATGCGATATTGAAGCTATCACATAAATACGGAATCTTCATGAATTCTGACACATTCGAAGTTGACCTCTTCCAGGGAGGACTCCATGGTGCCTTTGTAGAGGCCATGGAAGCCGTCGGTGACAATAAGAACATGATAGAACGGA harbors:
- a CDS encoding AAA family ATPase gives rise to the protein MRISRITIHNFRNFADLDIALDDHAVILGENKIGKTNFLHALRLVLDPSLPDSVRKLRNEDFWDGLERPLGKDDKITVSIEFTDFEDDENQLAILAEHLIKPDPMVARLTYVWQPLPGLTDDPKKDSDYEFFVFGGDRPENRISYEIRRRLPLELLPALRDCEGDLARWARSPLRPLLDKAAGEVDRDVLKVLAEGVDTATEELAKIEEVKGVADAIVEKLEKMVGSAQLLETVLRFSPTDPDKLVRALRIFIDGGKRGIADASLGSANILYFVLKALEFDQLVSDGDRDHTFLAIEEPEAHLHPNLQRLIFRNYLRPRSAFVEGDTSKTSTILMTTHSPHIASVTPIKNFVVLRLNAAGNATEGVSTAKLKLTKDDIADLERYIDVNRGELFFARGVILVEGDAERFLIPVLAQQQGFDLDKLGISVCSVSGTNFAPYLILLGPKGLAIPFGAMTDRDPRPPKEDGTIRDPLGPNRVVNQMLMHLVDADTWENNDFDAILKLSHKYGIFMNSDTFEVDLFQGGLHGAFVEAMEAVGDNKNMIERMKNWAADPKTLDRDTFLKDIESVGKGRFAQRLASIIVESDQKDCPNYILKGVKHVVKKCMHG